From the Vibrio alginolyticus NBRC 15630 = ATCC 17749 genome, one window contains:
- a CDS encoding ABC transporter ATP-binding protein translates to MLEAKALQFEIEGKSLLKAFDVTFEPGKTYALVGHNGSGKSTLLKLLAQQQQYTAGDVVLHGTSINDLSAKKFAQHIAYLPQHLPVTDSILGRDLVGFGRYPWHGLLGRLSKKDHDIVEEAMAMTGTLKYADRLVDTLSGGERQRVWLAMLLAQKTEYLLLDEPLSALDISHQVDMLKLISKLSQELGLGVIIVLHDINLAARFCDYIVALHQGDLIAQGNVEQVFTEPKLRDIYGIEMMISDHPAGYPVAMPS, encoded by the coding sequence ATGTTGGAAGCTAAAGCACTCCAGTTTGAGATTGAAGGCAAGTCATTGCTAAAAGCGTTTGATGTGACATTTGAACCCGGAAAAACATACGCCCTTGTTGGACACAATGGTTCAGGAAAATCCACATTGTTAAAGTTGCTGGCACAGCAACAGCAATACACAGCTGGTGACGTGGTTCTGCATGGAACGAGCATTAACGATCTCTCAGCGAAAAAATTCGCCCAACACATTGCCTACTTGCCTCAGCATCTTCCGGTGACCGACAGTATTTTAGGTCGAGATTTAGTCGGTTTTGGTCGTTATCCATGGCATGGTTTACTTGGACGTTTGAGTAAGAAAGATCACGACATTGTTGAAGAAGCAATGGCGATGACAGGCACACTAAAATACGCAGATCGCTTAGTGGACACGTTATCTGGAGGAGAGCGTCAACGTGTGTGGCTAGCTATGCTGTTAGCCCAAAAAACCGAGTATTTGCTTCTTGATGAGCCTTTGTCTGCGCTAGATATCAGCCATCAAGTCGATATGTTGAAGCTTATCTCTAAACTCAGTCAAGAACTGGGCTTGGGCGTTATCATCGTATTACACGACATCAACTTGGCTGCACGATTTTGCGACTACATCGTTGCATTACATCAAGGTGATTTGATTGCACAAGGCAATGTTGAACAGGTGTTTACTGAACCTAAGTTGAGGGACATATATGGGATAGAGATGATGATCTCTGACCACCCTGCGGGTTATCCGGTGGCGATGCCAAGCTAA
- a CDS encoding iron-siderophore ABC transporter substrate-binding protein: MSSTNTRLKHFSFALSLSALLVSSFQALADASPRVMSVDWTQTETMLALGVVPVGVAQGQDYDAWVKSPPLPPQTKDVGLRTQPNIERIYELRPDRIFIAPYFSSMKHRLVDIAPVTTIDLYESGITDWSVLTSFTRRFGEELGREAEAEALIQQYEKRLSLLKQRINKGQPPLLMIQFMDTKHVRVFGQNSLYSQAIEKIGLSNAWNEKTNSWGFSLVGIDKLAGIKAQIVIVEPLPYGGAEQLSQDPFWQYVVQQSGEKVMQVAPVWSFGSMPSALRFAELVTASKVEELTQ, translated from the coding sequence ATGAGCAGTACAAACACTCGACTTAAACATTTCTCTTTCGCTCTCTCACTTAGTGCGCTTTTGGTCAGTTCTTTTCAAGCACTAGCTGACGCATCACCTCGGGTGATGTCGGTTGATTGGACACAAACTGAAACGATGTTGGCTTTAGGGGTCGTACCTGTAGGCGTTGCTCAAGGGCAAGATTACGATGCTTGGGTAAAATCGCCACCGTTACCACCTCAAACGAAGGATGTAGGGTTAAGAACTCAACCCAATATAGAGCGCATTTACGAGCTCAGACCTGATCGTATTTTTATTGCCCCGTACTTTTCCTCAATGAAGCATCGCTTAGTTGATATCGCCCCGGTTACCACCATTGACTTATATGAAAGCGGAATTACGGATTGGTCGGTACTTACCAGTTTCACTCGGAGGTTTGGTGAAGAGCTGGGAAGAGAGGCGGAAGCAGAGGCGCTTATCCAACAATATGAAAAACGTTTGTCTTTATTAAAACAGCGTATAAATAAAGGCCAGCCGCCACTACTAATGATTCAGTTTATGGATACAAAGCACGTACGTGTTTTTGGTCAAAATAGTCTTTACTCTCAGGCTATCGAAAAGATTGGGCTGAGTAATGCATGGAATGAAAAGACGAATAGCTGGGGCTTTAGCCTAGTTGGCATCGACAAGTTAGCTGGCATAAAAGCTCAAATTGTTATCGTAGAGCCATTACCTTACGGTGGAGCGGAGCAGCTCTCTCAAGACCCATTTTGGCAATATGTTGTTCAACAATCTGGTGAAAAGGTCATGCAAGTCGCGCCCGTTTGGAGTTTTGGTTCTATGCCTTCAGCCCTCCGTTTCGCAGAGTTAGTTACGGCGAGTAAGGTCGAGGAGTTAACACAATGA
- the fhuB gene encoding Fe(3+)-hydroxamate ABC transporter permease FhuB, which yields MKTMPLSFVVLLSAFTFSIGAFQLYQVSSFSLALSSLWEPNFQSIDSVLLHFSWWPRVFTTIISGAGLAVAGVLMQQVLRNPLASPTTLGVASGSSFALMLATLFAPWMLDIAPNLVALIGGVISMGLVMLLSWRRALSPTVVVVSGLVINLYFASLSTVILMMNTEKLNGLMIWGAGSLVQSGWGDFSYLAPRIALATVVAFVIAKPLSLLELSEQGAKSLGVSLAKLRFVCLGLAVLITSWVVSAVGIIGFIGLAAPAITRLIGINKIQHKLWVSMLIGAMLLTLTDLVIQQLPGIMASFIPTGAATAALGAPLLLWLLPRLSQKTQGHTQTVLTRHRQHVYKLNPKAISLALIGTLISVVLFATVAVQNEGWTNLFASQNWIFLEWRAPRLFAAAIAGAMLAIAGTMIQRLSGNPMASPEVIGISSGTAMGLIIAMFTGFGSSIFTLSLGGLVGALATVLVIVLLNRKSGFQPERILLTGIAITALMNAIQSFILATGDPRSYQALAWLSGSTYYVSVETLLPLSLSALVFIGLSFLCVRWLDILPVGAASSKALGIRVDRSRAILLLLVACLTVSATLVVGPISFVGLLAPHLARLFGFNKASQHMLCAAILGAGVMLLADWLGRQILYPQEIPTGLMASLIGGLYLMWGLRRL from the coding sequence ATGAAAACGATGCCTTTAAGCTTTGTGGTGTTACTTTCGGCATTTACCTTTTCTATTGGTGCTTTCCAATTGTACCAAGTAAGCTCATTTTCGTTAGCTCTAAGCAGTTTATGGGAGCCTAACTTTCAATCTATCGATTCTGTTTTACTTCACTTTAGCTGGTGGCCTCGAGTCTTCACCACGATTATATCTGGTGCTGGATTAGCGGTTGCTGGGGTATTGATGCAGCAAGTGCTGCGTAACCCTCTCGCTTCACCCACGACACTTGGTGTGGCGAGCGGTTCAAGTTTTGCTTTGATGTTAGCTACGCTATTCGCACCTTGGATGTTGGATATCGCGCCTAATTTGGTTGCTCTCATCGGCGGTGTGATATCGATGGGGTTGGTGATGCTGTTGTCATGGCGACGAGCGTTATCTCCAACGGTTGTCGTCGTTTCTGGGTTAGTGATAAACCTGTACTTTGCATCATTAAGTACGGTTATTCTGATGATGAATACCGAAAAGCTGAATGGGTTAATGATATGGGGAGCCGGTTCGCTTGTTCAGAGTGGATGGGGAGATTTCTCGTATCTTGCCCCTCGAATCGCACTTGCTACGGTCGTTGCATTTGTGATTGCAAAGCCGTTAAGTCTGTTGGAACTCTCCGAGCAAGGTGCCAAGAGTTTAGGTGTCTCGCTAGCTAAGTTGCGTTTTGTCTGTCTTGGGCTTGCGGTGTTAATCACTTCTTGGGTGGTTTCTGCCGTAGGAATCATCGGTTTCATCGGGTTAGCGGCGCCAGCGATTACTCGATTGATAGGTATCAATAAAATCCAGCATAAGCTTTGGGTATCAATGCTGATTGGTGCCATGTTATTGACTTTAACCGATTTGGTTATTCAGCAACTGCCAGGGATAATGGCGAGTTTTATACCAACGGGAGCAGCAACCGCTGCACTGGGCGCTCCGCTACTGTTATGGCTGTTACCTCGTTTATCACAAAAGACGCAGGGCCATACTCAAACAGTGTTAACTCGACACCGTCAACATGTTTATAAGCTAAACCCTAAAGCGATCTCATTGGCGTTGATCGGCACGTTAATTTCTGTTGTTCTTTTTGCCACGGTTGCTGTGCAAAATGAAGGGTGGACAAATTTATTTGCTAGCCAAAATTGGATTTTTTTGGAATGGCGCGCACCTAGATTATTTGCAGCAGCAATTGCGGGGGCAATGTTAGCGATTGCTGGAACCATGATTCAACGCCTAAGTGGAAACCCAATGGCAAGTCCTGAAGTGATCGGTATCAGTTCAGGGACAGCGATGGGATTGATCATCGCGATGTTTACTGGGTTTGGTTCGTCAATTTTCACTCTTTCTCTAGGCGGGCTCGTAGGCGCATTAGCGACGGTATTAGTCATTGTGCTGCTAAACCGTAAGTCAGGCTTTCAGCCGGAGCGTATTTTGTTGACTGGTATTGCAATAACCGCACTGATGAATGCAATACAGAGCTTTATTCTAGCCACTGGTGACCCAAGAAGTTATCAAGCATTGGCTTGGTTGTCTGGGTCTACCTACTATGTTTCGGTTGAAACGTTACTCCCATTGTCCTTATCTGCGCTTGTCTTTATAGGGTTGAGTTTTCTCTGCGTAAGATGGCTAGATATTCTTCCTGTCGGTGCCGCTTCCTCTAAAGCACTTGGAATTCGAGTTGATCGTTCACGCGCAATACTGCTTCTTTTAGTTGCTTGTCTCACGGTCAGTGCGACATTGGTTGTTGGCCCGATTAGCTTTGTTGGGTTGTTGGCTCCGCATTTAGCTCGCTTATTTGGTTTTAACAAAGCGTCACAACACATGTTATGCGCCGCGATACTGGGGGCAGGGGTGATGTTGTTGGCTGATTGGTTGGGACGACAGATCCTTTACCCGCAAGAAATACCAACAGGGCTTATGGCGTCTCTCATTGGCGGTTTGTATTTAATGTGGGGTTTACGCCGCTTATAG
- a CDS encoding TonB-dependent siderophore receptor, translating to MTRQFMLTPTSMAVVLALSTPNVLAQEDENIVVIGQQQDSAVGPDFSYLGAKSRAATKTDIAINETPRAVSVVTREQMDDRASISISDALQYTPSIQTNYFGEDNKQDWFIIRGFKQANSGLYQDGTRLYSSGFYSWQIDPFALERVEVLRGAASVLYGQNPPGGVINVVSKRPQFDGGSGLVSLEYGSEDRKQLSLDVNSEVSEQLAFRFQGLARKNGTRISGVEAERILLSPSMTYKFNEASEITFLTSYQKDDSDPYLQFLPVEGTLTPNKNGKISDSLAIGNPNWETFEREQVSLGYEFSHAFNDTTSFIQAARYSEMDVKLRQMYSYVYSADVPALGPVLDPSNERKTILRGASTEDGSSDAFNIDNRLMHQVNWGSVEHNLMLGIDFQMISIDGKDFANDPIVANGNALLNTPMGALPDPRFNVFNPTYSDNIMLLDPNTLQPLSETDKQRTKIDNQQLGVYFQDHMLINDKWAMLLAARYDDTSNEVHNVTTGARTKVDNGEWTFSVGTAYISDSGFTPYFSYSQYFDPIIQEDSNGKPAKPESGDQFEIGMKYQPDSFDGYFNIATYRATKENLARIYLSELTQIGKIENNGVEFEAVANVTPSLTLIGNIAYVDAEIKEDINKAWVGKTPSQVANTVSSAWAHYRFFDGPLDGFAVGLGARYTGESYGDNEERLKVPSYFLMDATVSYRIGDYKLQVAAKNIADKKYIATCDGFCWYGDRQNVIASLTYDW from the coding sequence ATGACTCGGCAGTTTATGCTGACACCAACGTCGATGGCGGTTGTATTAGCTTTATCAACGCCAAATGTCTTGGCTCAGGAAGATGAAAATATAGTTGTGATTGGACAGCAGCAAGACAGTGCAGTTGGTCCTGATTTTAGTTATCTCGGAGCGAAGAGTCGGGCAGCGACGAAAACTGATATTGCTATCAATGAGACTCCAAGAGCGGTGTCTGTTGTTACGCGAGAGCAAATGGATGATCGTGCCTCTATTAGCATTTCTGACGCACTACAGTACACACCAAGCATTCAAACTAATTATTTCGGCGAAGATAACAAGCAAGATTGGTTTATTATTCGTGGTTTTAAACAGGCGAACAGTGGGTTGTATCAAGATGGTACCCGTTTATATTCTTCTGGCTTCTATAGTTGGCAAATAGATCCGTTTGCGTTAGAGAGGGTTGAAGTTTTACGTGGTGCAGCGTCTGTTCTTTATGGGCAAAACCCTCCTGGTGGGGTCATCAATGTTGTCAGTAAGCGACCTCAATTTGATGGGGGGTCAGGACTTGTATCTTTGGAGTACGGTTCTGAAGACCGTAAACAACTTTCTCTTGACGTAAACTCTGAGGTGAGTGAGCAGCTAGCTTTCCGCTTTCAAGGGTTAGCGAGAAAAAATGGGACGAGAATTAGTGGGGTAGAAGCAGAGCGCATTCTTCTCTCTCCATCGATGACGTACAAATTTAATGAGGCGTCTGAAATTACCTTTCTAACGAGCTATCAAAAAGACGACTCAGATCCTTATCTGCAATTTTTGCCAGTTGAAGGAACGTTAACGCCAAACAAAAATGGAAAGATCAGTGATAGTTTAGCGATAGGCAATCCTAACTGGGAGACGTTTGAGCGTGAGCAGGTGTCTTTAGGCTATGAGTTTTCTCATGCATTTAATGATACCACTTCATTTATTCAAGCAGCTCGTTACAGCGAAATGGATGTTAAGCTAAGACAAATGTATTCGTACGTTTACTCGGCTGATGTGCCTGCGTTGGGGCCGGTTTTGGACCCATCAAATGAACGCAAAACCATACTTCGGGGTGCTTCAACAGAAGATGGGTCATCTGATGCTTTTAATATCGATAATCGTTTGATGCACCAAGTAAATTGGGGAAGTGTTGAGCATAACTTGATGTTGGGCATAGATTTTCAAATGATCAGTATCGATGGTAAAGATTTTGCCAATGACCCTATAGTTGCTAATGGTAATGCATTATTAAACACACCAATGGGAGCTTTGCCCGATCCTAGGTTTAATGTATTTAATCCTACTTATTCGGATAACATAATGTTACTCGATCCGAATACGCTACAACCATTGAGCGAAACCGATAAGCAAAGAACGAAAATCGATAATCAGCAGCTCGGCGTCTACTTTCAAGATCATATGCTGATCAACGATAAATGGGCGATGTTATTGGCCGCACGTTACGACGATACAAGTAATGAAGTACATAATGTTACCACGGGTGCTCGCACGAAAGTCGATAATGGAGAGTGGACGTTTAGCGTGGGAACGGCTTATATTTCTGATTCTGGCTTCACGCCATACTTTAGTTACTCTCAGTACTTTGATCCAATTATTCAAGAAGACAGCAATGGTAAGCCAGCGAAGCCTGAAAGCGGTGATCAATTTGAAATCGGTATGAAATACCAACCGGATTCATTTGATGGTTATTTCAATATTGCAACGTATCGGGCAACAAAAGAAAACTTGGCTCGTATCTACTTGAGTGAATTAACGCAAATAGGAAAAATAGAAAATAACGGCGTTGAGTTTGAAGCTGTAGCTAATGTGACACCATCCTTAACATTGATCGGGAACATTGCGTACGTTGATGCAGAGATAAAAGAAGACATCAATAAGGCATGGGTTGGCAAAACACCTTCCCAAGTGGCTAATACCGTATCATCAGCTTGGGCACATTATCGTTTCTTTGATGGACCTCTTGATGGCTTTGCTGTTGGCTTAGGCGCGCGCTATACAGGTGAGTCATACGGAGACAATGAAGAGAGACTAAAAGTACCAAGTTATTTCTTAATGGATGCGACGGTCAGTTATCGAATCGGCGACTACAAGTTACAAGTCGCAGCTAAAAACATCGCGGATAAAAAGTACATAGCGACATGTGATGGCTTTTGTTGGTATGGCGACCGACAAAATGTTATTGCAAGTTTAACTTACGACTGGTGA
- a CDS encoding MSHA operon transcriptional regulator, with amino-acid sequence MDKDKFTNIYRLPGSIQIRIGKWQKTFRGTSDLVLHQALMERNKQFKKPDFLPKGWCVTPVDENDITITHHGKYIQTVMRTMLDRKVSYKRLFLSRMSLEDGEKVLHNYKLEWVRKHNQIAKKYNQIKKKQYMNFAREEEETLYPSIPKGEFDKTLWNKLVVSSFGPQKKYKNPHFVRKADF; translated from the coding sequence ATGGACAAAGATAAGTTTACTAACATCTATCGCTTGCCTGGTTCGATTCAAATTCGTATCGGTAAATGGCAAAAGACGTTCCGCGGCACCTCTGATTTAGTTTTACATCAGGCGCTAATGGAGCGTAATAAGCAATTTAAGAAGCCAGACTTTTTACCTAAAGGCTGGTGTGTCACTCCTGTTGATGAAAACGACATTACCATTACGCATCACGGTAAATATATCCAAACCGTTATGCGCACAATGCTGGACAGAAAGGTCTCATACAAGCGACTGTTCCTATCTCGAATGAGTCTCGAAGATGGTGAAAAAGTGCTCCACAATTACAAGCTGGAGTGGGTAAGAAAACATAACCAGATCGCCAAAAAGTACAATCAAATTAAAAAGAAACAATATATGAACTTTGCAAGAGAAGAAGAGGAAACCCTCTACCCTTCGATTCCAAAGGGTGAGTTTGACAAAACATTATGGAACAAACTTGTCGTATCATCGTTTGGCCCGCAGAAAAAGTACAAAAACCCGCACTTTGTCCGTAAAGCCGATTTCTAA
- a CDS encoding ABC transporter transmembrane domain-containing protein — protein sequence MNQTSTFKRLMSYPLSQPKPMIKGLALLFIAALASAGGPWLIQYFIDEHIAKGDYSQSVLISLAVGYIALQIVSATFQYFQSLQFSIVAANTIKAIRKQVFSGVIKQPLSAFDYTPAGKLVSRITNDTESLQQFYELLIATVVKNVVMIVVMLGVMFFMSWKLTLVVLVLLPIVIGFMYLFKQLSTESYRKMRDLLTDINANLSESIQGMSVIQLMQQEERFNKQFNELTAEHLVASKRVIRLNGYLLRPLMDLLAGLALLCLVAIFGFNGIELIGVGVLYAFISYLARVTEPLIEMTQQLALLQQALVSSERVFELIDAKEQTYGDNHQPLRSGAIELRDLTFSYDGKQDVLKDISLKANHQDFIALVGHTGSGKSTLASLLMGFYPTQCGELLIDGRPLKTLGKDVLRKDVAMVQQDPHILPASVRENISLSRAVDDNQIWDALDKVGLAEQIHRYPNGLDTQLGQGETNLSAGQKQLLALARVLVVKPKILILDEATANIDSGTEALIQKSLAVLRQDMTLVVIAHRLSTILDADQIIVLHHGELVEKGTHKALLTQNGRYAQMYQLQQANRHLQQIEEDTKQLEEAV from the coding sequence ATGAACCAGACCAGCACGTTTAAACGGTTAATGTCTTACCCATTATCTCAACCAAAGCCAATGATTAAAGGACTCGCCTTGCTGTTTATTGCAGCGTTAGCTAGCGCCGGCGGCCCTTGGTTGATTCAATATTTCATTGATGAGCACATCGCTAAAGGTGACTATTCACAAAGTGTTCTGATTTCGCTAGCAGTAGGTTATATCGCTCTTCAGATCGTATCGGCAACATTCCAGTATTTTCAGTCATTGCAATTTAGCATTGTCGCGGCTAACACGATCAAAGCGATTCGTAAGCAAGTATTTTCTGGCGTGATTAAGCAGCCGTTATCTGCGTTTGATTACACTCCTGCTGGAAAATTGGTGTCGCGAATCACCAACGATACGGAATCTTTACAGCAATTTTATGAGCTTTTGATCGCGACCGTGGTGAAAAACGTGGTCATGATTGTCGTAATGCTTGGCGTTATGTTTTTCATGAGCTGGAAGCTCACACTCGTTGTGCTTGTATTGCTGCCGATCGTCATCGGCTTTATGTACTTGTTTAAGCAGCTAAGTACAGAAAGCTACCGAAAGATGCGTGACCTATTGACCGATATAAATGCGAATCTGAGTGAATCCATTCAAGGGATGAGTGTCATTCAATTAATGCAACAAGAAGAGCGTTTTAATAAACAGTTCAACGAGCTAACCGCAGAGCATCTGGTGGCATCTAAACGAGTGATTCGGCTAAACGGCTATCTGCTAAGACCATTAATGGACTTACTCGCTGGTCTTGCGTTGCTTTGCTTGGTTGCGATCTTTGGTTTTAATGGTATTGAGTTGATTGGTGTGGGGGTACTGTATGCATTTATCAGTTATCTTGCGCGAGTTACTGAACCACTAATTGAGATGACTCAGCAACTTGCTCTACTTCAGCAAGCGTTAGTATCAAGCGAACGTGTTTTTGAATTAATTGACGCGAAAGAACAAACTTACGGGGACAATCATCAACCATTAAGGTCAGGTGCTATCGAACTTAGAGATCTCACATTTAGCTACGATGGTAAACAGGACGTCCTAAAAGACATTTCGTTGAAGGCCAACCACCAAGACTTTATCGCGCTTGTCGGGCATACAGGAAGCGGTAAAAGCACATTAGCGTCACTGTTAATGGGCTTTTATCCAACGCAATGTGGCGAACTGCTCATAGATGGTCGTCCACTTAAAACATTAGGGAAAGACGTACTTCGCAAAGATGTGGCAATGGTCCAACAAGATCCACATATTCTCCCTGCTTCAGTCAGAGAAAACATCTCTCTCAGTCGGGCGGTTGATGACAATCAAATATGGGATGCGTTAGACAAGGTAGGTTTGGCAGAACAAATTCATCGTTACCCTAACGGGCTAGACACGCAGTTAGGTCAAGGCGAAACTAATTTATCTGCGGGTCAGAAACAGCTTTTGGCGTTAGCACGTGTGCTTGTGGTAAAACCTAAGATATTGATATTAGATGAAGCAACCGCAAATATTGACTCAGGAACAGAGGCTTTAATCCAAAAGAGCTTGGCGGTACTCAGACAAGACATGACGCTCGTTGTTATTGCTCATCGGCTGTCAACTATCCTAGATGCAGACCAAATCATTGTTCTTCATCATGGGGAGTTAGTCGAGAAAGGCACACACAAAGCACTCTTAACGCAAAATGGTCGTTATGCTCAAATGTATCAGTTACAGCAAGCAAACCGACACCTACAACAGATTGAAGAAGACACCAAGCAACTCGAAGAAGCGGTGTGA
- a CDS encoding ABC transporter transmembrane domain-containing protein: protein MRIFWQLRWYFQQKWRHYVGSILLFAVISALQLVPPKAVGIIVDGVVDNTLDTNTLILWLSGLTVLIFTIYGCRILWRIWLFGASWELGTILRNRLYRHLSTQPPRFFERYKTGDLMARGTNDVRNIVMTAGEGVLTAADSLITGIAVLIIMITQVSWKLTVMALLPMPFLAIIIFFIVRILHQRFRVAQEAFSTMSDMTQESLNGVRMLRAFGLENQEQQRFEEVVDDTGEKNIAVARVDARFDPAIQLTIGLSFLLSVAAGAYLVDKGEITLGDLTAFTMYLGLMIWPMLAFAFLFNILERGSAAWNRLQEIFDEKPEIISGNKPIENKPLPLKIDIDDFHWSSDLPPALTEVNIELEPGKMLGVAGPVGSGKSTLLTLLLRQHDLENGSIKFGDVEIKDALLPQWRNRFAVVNQSPFLFSKSIFENIALGNPNAEKEEVYRAAKLACIHDDIEKFPEGYQTEVGEKGITLSGGQKQRIAIARAMLLNAQVLVLDDALSAVDGRTEHQILKNLETYYRNQALIVIAHRLTALEAADEIIVLNHGHITERGQHSALLAHKGWYAEMFEYQKLEQAMEE from the coding sequence ATGAGAATATTCTGGCAGCTACGTTGGTATTTCCAACAAAAGTGGAGGCACTATGTCGGATCCATTCTGCTTTTCGCTGTGATATCAGCACTACAGCTTGTTCCGCCCAAAGCAGTTGGCATCATAGTTGACGGCGTCGTAGACAACACTTTAGATACAAATACGCTGATTCTATGGCTGTCAGGGTTAACTGTACTGATCTTTACCATTTATGGGTGTCGCATCTTATGGCGAATTTGGCTTTTCGGCGCAAGCTGGGAGCTCGGGACCATTCTACGTAACCGTCTATATAGGCATTTATCGACACAGCCACCTCGTTTTTTTGAACGTTACAAGACGGGGGATCTGATGGCTCGTGGCACTAATGATGTGCGTAATATCGTTATGACAGCCGGCGAAGGGGTTTTAACCGCCGCAGACTCTTTGATCACTGGTATTGCGGTTTTAATCATTATGATAACGCAAGTAAGCTGGAAGCTCACCGTAATGGCGCTTCTTCCAATGCCATTTCTTGCCATCATCATCTTCTTTATTGTGCGCATCCTACATCAACGCTTTCGTGTCGCTCAGGAAGCCTTTTCTACCATGTCAGACATGACACAAGAGTCACTTAATGGCGTGCGAATGCTGCGTGCTTTCGGATTAGAAAACCAAGAGCAGCAACGTTTTGAAGAGGTTGTGGATGATACTGGCGAAAAGAACATCGCTGTTGCAAGAGTCGATGCTAGATTTGACCCGGCAATTCAGTTAACCATCGGTCTTTCTTTCCTTCTTAGTGTCGCTGCTGGTGCTTACCTTGTTGATAAAGGTGAGATCACGCTTGGTGATCTGACCGCATTTACGATGTATTTAGGGTTGATGATATGGCCGATGCTGGCATTCGCATTCCTATTTAACATTTTAGAAAGAGGCTCAGCTGCATGGAACCGACTACAAGAGATCTTTGATGAAAAGCCAGAAATTATCAGTGGTAATAAGCCAATAGAAAATAAACCACTTCCGTTAAAAATTGATATCGACGATTTCCACTGGTCTAGTGATTTACCGCCCGCTTTGACGGAAGTAAACATCGAACTTGAACCCGGAAAAATGTTGGGAGTTGCAGGGCCGGTAGGAAGCGGAAAATCGACCCTGTTAACACTACTTTTGCGTCAACATGATTTAGAAAACGGCTCAATTAAATTCGGGGATGTCGAGATCAAGGATGCCCTACTACCGCAGTGGCGCAACCGTTTTGCTGTCGTTAACCAAAGTCCGTTTCTATTCTCCAAATCTATCTTCGAAAATATTGCCTTAGGCAACCCTAATGCAGAGAAAGAAGAAGTCTATAGAGCAGCAAAGTTAGCCTGTATACATGACGATATTGAAAAGTTTCCTGAAGGCTATCAAACAGAAGTTGGTGAAAAAGGCATTACACTCTCCGGCGGGCAAAAACAACGTATTGCGATAGCACGCGCTATGCTGCTGAATGCTCAAGTGTTGGTTTTGGACGATGCACTTTCCGCTGTTGATGGACGGACCGAACATCAAATCCTTAAGAATTTGGAAACATACTACCGTAATCAGGCCCTAATCGTTATTGCGCACCGCCTCACCGCTTTGGAAGCAGCAGACGAGATCATTGTATTGAATCACGGACACATTACTGAACGTGGGCAACATAGCGCGTTATTAGCGCATAAAGGCTGGTACGCCGAGATGTTCGAGTATCAGAAACTAGAGCAGGCGATGGAGGAATAA
- a CDS encoding type II secretion system protein — MRRSQGFTLIELIVCIIILGIVSVVAFPKFLGLQKDARVAVLYGAREALMTANNFVYTKAVIQSQETVDGGIQYNIDLDNDGHNDLIGYFGFIKNVIPAKELAGFDPQLTINTWYGVDSPDEPYFLIGFANKPVGPEHMCYVEVYYPETPGGQVKYKIQTDDC, encoded by the coding sequence GTGCGTCGCTCTCAAGGATTTACTCTTATTGAACTCATTGTGTGCATCATCATTCTTGGTATTGTAAGCGTCGTTGCATTTCCTAAATTTCTTGGCTTACAAAAAGATGCCAGAGTGGCGGTTCTATATGGAGCCAGAGAAGCACTCATGACCGCCAACAACTTTGTCTACACCAAAGCAGTGATTCAATCTCAAGAGACAGTAGATGGCGGCATACAATATAACATTGATCTAGATAATGACGGCCATAACGACCTAATTGGTTACTTTGGATTTATCAAAAATGTTATTCCAGCAAAAGAGCTAGCAGGCTTTGATCCGCAACTCACTATCAACACTTGGTATGGGGTAGATAGCCCAGACGAGCCCTACTTCCTTATTGGTTTTGCAAACAAGCCTGTTGGTCCAGAACATATGTGTTATGTCGAAGTTTACTACCCAGAAACTCCTGGTGGCCAAGTGAAATACAAAATACAAACTGACGATTGCTAA